A single region of the Streptomyces sp. AM 4-1-1 genome encodes:
- a CDS encoding ABC transporter ATP-binding protein has translation MQIRDLPFPDPGDPDVRSGPRFLLWLGRGQLGGQLKALGWGLLQQCTLAGFPLGVGLGVQAVVERSGSRLALAGGLILVLGALMAVGDTMLHRAAITNWITAAARVQQLLVRRTAELGAALTRRVAAGEVVAVSTGDVEKIGWFVEALSRFAAAAAALLLTCVGLILYLPSLGLLVALAVPVLALAVLPLLPPATRRADLQREKAGRATELASDTVAGLRVLRGIGGEELFLGRYRRASQEVRRAAVRSARMWALISAVQVLLPGLLLIALVWYGTVLARDGRIEVGQLVTVYSAATLMLFPLRHFEEIAMAYSFSRPSAQRAVRVLSLRRAAGPSTVDAAPTGDLYDPVTGLLAPAGLFTAVVCGDPDAAGRLAERLGGHAQDEETDRTGPDRDGPGDRPPGTPSVLLGGVPLDELPLDSARTSVLVQDKDPVLLSGTLRELLDVPASGLVDAGAALDAAQCGDVLDALAQTSTHRDGDPMETRITERGRSLSGGQRQRLALARSLVTDPGVLVLDEPTSAVDSHTEARVAAGVKGLREGRTTVAFASSPLLLDLADRVVLVHQDTVAAVGTHRELLRTEPRYRAVVTRDTEDPPMAPPSFTAPHAPDGAHPTHTTHTVGKTAEIEERA, from the coding sequence ATGCAGATTCGCGATCTTCCGTTCCCCGATCCCGGCGATCCCGATGTCCGTTCCGGCCCACGCTTCCTGCTCTGGCTCGGGCGCGGCCAGCTCGGCGGCCAGCTCAAGGCCCTCGGCTGGGGACTGCTCCAACAGTGCACCCTCGCCGGATTCCCGCTCGGCGTCGGGCTCGGCGTGCAGGCCGTCGTGGAGCGCTCCGGCAGCCGGCTGGCACTGGCCGGCGGACTGATCCTGGTCCTCGGCGCGCTGATGGCGGTGGGCGACACCATGCTGCACCGCGCGGCCATCACCAACTGGATCACCGCCGCCGCCCGGGTCCAGCAGCTGCTGGTCCGCCGGACCGCCGAACTGGGCGCCGCGCTGACCCGCCGGGTCGCGGCGGGTGAGGTGGTGGCGGTGTCGACCGGTGACGTCGAGAAGATCGGCTGGTTCGTGGAGGCGCTGTCGCGTTTCGCCGCCGCGGCAGCGGCCCTCCTGCTGACCTGTGTCGGTCTCATCCTCTATCTGCCCTCGCTGGGGTTGCTCGTGGCGCTCGCGGTACCGGTCCTGGCACTGGCCGTACTGCCCCTGCTGCCCCCGGCCACCCGGCGCGCCGACCTCCAGCGCGAGAAGGCGGGCCGGGCGACCGAGCTGGCGTCGGACACCGTCGCCGGACTGCGGGTGCTGCGCGGCATCGGCGGGGAGGAACTGTTCCTCGGCCGCTACCGGCGCGCCTCCCAGGAAGTACGCCGGGCCGCCGTGCGCAGCGCCCGGATGTGGGCGCTGATCTCGGCGGTCCAGGTGCTGCTGCCGGGGCTGCTGCTCATCGCGCTCGTCTGGTACGGGACGGTGCTCGCCCGCGACGGCCGGATCGAGGTCGGCCAGCTGGTCACGGTCTACAGCGCGGCGACGCTGATGCTGTTCCCGCTGCGGCACTTCGAGGAGATCGCCATGGCGTACTCCTTCTCCCGGCCCTCCGCGCAACGCGCGGTCCGGGTGCTCTCGCTGCGCCGCGCCGCGGGCCCGTCCACCGTCGACGCCGCGCCGACCGGGGATCTGTACGACCCGGTGACCGGGCTGCTGGCGCCGGCGGGACTGTTCACCGCGGTGGTCTGCGGCGATCCGGACGCGGCGGGCCGGCTGGCCGAACGGCTCGGCGGACACGCCCAGGACGAGGAGACCGACCGCACCGGACCGGACCGGGACGGTCCCGGGGACCGGCCGCCGGGCACCCCGTCCGTGCTGCTCGGCGGCGTACCGCTGGACGAGCTGCCGCTGGACTCGGCCCGGACCTCGGTCCTGGTCCAGGACAAGGACCCGGTGCTGCTCTCCGGAACGCTGCGGGAACTGCTCGACGTACCGGCGTCCGGTCTCGTCGACGCCGGCGCGGCGCTGGACGCGGCCCAGTGCGGGGACGTGCTGGACGCGCTGGCGCAGACGTCCACGCACCGGGACGGCGACCCGATGGAGACCCGGATCACCGAACGCGGCCGGTCGCTCTCGGGCGGCCAGCGACAGCGGCTCGCACTGGCCCGATCGCTGGTGACCGACCCGGGGGTGCTGGTCCTGGACGAGCCGACGTCCGCCGTCGACTCGCACACCGAGGCCCGGGTCGCCGCAGGGGTCAAGGGGCTGCGTGAGGGCCGTACGACGGTGGCGTTCGCCTCGTCACCGCTGCTGCTGGACCTCGCGGACCGGGTGGTCCTGGTCCATCAGGACACCGTGGCCGCCGTCGGTACGCACCGCGAACTGCTGCGCACCGAACCGCGCTACCGGGCGGTCGTCACCCGTGACACCGAGGACCCGCCCATGGCCCCGCCCTCGTTCACCGCCCCGCACGCCCCGGACGGTGCGCACCCCACGCACACCACGCACACGGTCGGGAAGACCGCGGAGATCGAGGAGAGGGCATGA
- a CDS encoding FAD-binding and (Fe-S)-binding domain-containing protein yields MPLLEPNPEALRPGLARAASHDRVPDRQASGTPEPLRGELTALLGPSKVLWKVSDLVRYASDASPYRFLPQVVVVPEDIDDISAILSYAHGKGREVVFRAAGTSLNGQAQGEDILVDVRRHWTGIEVLDGGARARVAPGTTVMRANATLARYGRLLGPDPASAIACTVGGVVANNASGMTAGTTRNSYRTVSSLTFVLPTGTVVDTGDPAADELLLGAEPRLCGELLALKAEIEADPALTARIRAKYEIKNTNGYRLDAFLDGATPVEILRGLMVGSEGTFGFISEVVFDTLPLDRKVSTALLFFPSLSAAAAAVPRFNEAGAVAVEVMDGNTLRASVSVQGVPSDWAALPKGAAALLVEFRAPDEERRQEYERAAAEVVRGLELVRPVPSVTNAFTRDAGTISGYWKARKAFVTAVGGSRPSGTTLITEDFAVPPSRLAEACEALLELQSRHGFDAAVAGHAAHGNLHFLLAFDAAKPSDVDRYAAFMDEFCALVVDRFDGSLKAEHATGRNIAPFLELEWGPRATELMWRTKQIIDPDGVLAPRIVLDRDPKAHLRGLKTIPKVEPVADPCIECGFCEPTCPSEDLTTTPRQRIVLRREMMRQEDGSPVESSLLDAYGYDAVDTCAGDSTCKLACPVGIDTGAMMKDFRHHRHSPREERIAALTAKHFRAVEASARLAVAAADRIGDRIGDGFLESVTRLARRAVRPDLVPEWLPEIPGAAARKLPRTSRAGASAVYYPACVNRIFAGPEGRREPSLAQALVAVSRRAGRPVWIPEDVAGTCCSTIWHSKGYDEANTVMANRIVEAAWGWTAGGALPLVVDASSCTLGIAHEVVPYLTDDNRALHRELTVVDSLVWAADELLPHLTVLHRTGSAVVHPTCSMQHLGDEAQLRTLAEACADEVVVPDDAGCCAFAGDRGMLHKELTDSATSKEAAEVNSREYDAYLSANRMCEIGMDRATGRRYHSVLMELERATRPTGRP; encoded by the coding sequence ATGCCGCTGCTGGAGCCGAATCCGGAAGCCCTCCGCCCTGGCCTCGCGCGGGCCGCGTCCCACGACCGGGTGCCCGACCGGCAGGCGTCCGGCACGCCCGAACCACTGCGCGGCGAGCTGACCGCCCTCCTCGGCCCCTCGAAGGTGCTGTGGAAGGTCTCCGATCTCGTCCGCTACGCCTCCGACGCCAGCCCGTACCGCTTCCTGCCGCAGGTCGTCGTGGTCCCGGAGGACATCGACGACATCTCGGCGATCCTGTCCTACGCCCACGGCAAGGGGCGCGAGGTCGTCTTCCGGGCGGCGGGCACCAGTCTGAACGGCCAGGCGCAGGGCGAGGACATCCTCGTCGACGTACGACGCCACTGGACGGGCATCGAGGTCCTGGACGGCGGGGCACGGGCACGCGTCGCCCCGGGCACGACGGTCATGCGGGCCAACGCCACCCTCGCCCGGTACGGCCGGCTCCTGGGCCCCGACCCGGCCAGCGCGATCGCCTGCACGGTCGGCGGTGTCGTCGCCAACAACGCCTCGGGGATGACGGCGGGCACCACCCGCAACTCGTACCGGACGGTCTCCTCGCTGACCTTCGTCCTGCCGACCGGCACCGTCGTCGACACGGGTGACCCGGCCGCCGACGAGCTGCTGCTCGGGGCCGAGCCCCGGCTGTGCGGGGAACTGCTGGCGCTCAAGGCGGAGATCGAGGCGGACCCGGCGCTCACGGCACGCATCCGCGCGAAGTACGAGATCAAGAACACCAACGGCTACCGGCTCGACGCGTTCCTCGACGGGGCGACGCCCGTCGAGATCCTGCGCGGTCTGATGGTCGGCTCCGAGGGCACCTTCGGTTTCATCTCCGAGGTCGTCTTCGACACGCTGCCGCTGGACCGGAAGGTCTCCACGGCGCTGCTCTTCTTCCCGTCGCTGTCCGCCGCGGCCGCCGCCGTGCCGCGCTTCAACGAGGCGGGCGCGGTGGCCGTCGAGGTGATGGACGGCAACACACTGCGCGCCTCGGTGAGCGTCCAGGGCGTCCCCTCGGACTGGGCGGCGCTGCCCAAGGGAGCCGCCGCGCTCCTGGTCGAGTTCCGCGCCCCCGACGAGGAGCGCAGACAGGAGTACGAGCGCGCGGCGGCCGAGGTCGTCCGAGGGCTCGAACTCGTCAGGCCGGTCCCCTCCGTCACCAACGCGTTCACCCGCGACGCCGGGACGATCTCCGGGTACTGGAAGGCCCGCAAGGCGTTCGTCACCGCGGTCGGCGGCTCCCGTCCGTCCGGTACGACGCTGATCACCGAGGACTTCGCCGTTCCGCCCTCGCGGCTGGCCGAGGCGTGTGAGGCCCTGCTCGAACTCCAGTCGCGGCACGGCTTCGACGCGGCCGTCGCGGGCCACGCGGCGCACGGCAATCTGCACTTCCTGCTGGCCTTCGACGCGGCGAAGCCGTCGGACGTCGACCGCTACGCCGCGTTCATGGACGAGTTCTGCGCGCTCGTCGTCGACCGCTTCGACGGTTCGCTGAAGGCGGAGCACGCGACCGGCCGCAACATCGCTCCCTTCCTGGAGCTGGAGTGGGGGCCCAGGGCGACGGAGCTCATGTGGCGTACGAAGCAGATCATCGACCCCGACGGGGTGCTGGCGCCGCGGATCGTCCTGGACCGCGACCCGAAGGCCCATCTGCGCGGCCTGAAGACGATCCCGAAGGTCGAGCCGGTGGCCGACCCGTGCATCGAGTGCGGCTTCTGCGAACCGACCTGCCCCAGCGAGGACCTGACGACCACGCCCCGTCAGCGCATCGTGCTGCGGCGCGAGATGATGCGCCAGGAGGACGGTTCACCGGTCGAGTCGAGCCTGCTCGACGCCTACGGCTACGACGCGGTCGACACCTGCGCGGGCGACTCCACCTGCAAGCTCGCCTGCCCGGTCGGGATCGACACCGGGGCGATGATGAAGGACTTCCGCCACCACCGGCACTCGCCGCGCGAGGAGCGGATCGCGGCGCTCACCGCGAAGCACTTCAGGGCGGTCGAGGCGTCGGCCCGTCTCGCGGTCGCCGCCGCCGACCGGATCGGTGACCGGATCGGCGACGGGTTCCTGGAATCCGTCACCCGGCTGGCCCGCAGGGCCGTACGCCCCGACCTGGTGCCCGAATGGCTGCCCGAGATCCCCGGGGCCGCGGCACGGAAGCTGCCCCGCACCTCCCGTGCCGGGGCGAGCGCCGTCTACTACCCGGCGTGCGTCAACCGCATCTTCGCGGGACCCGAGGGCCGCCGCGAGCCGTCACTCGCGCAGGCCCTGGTCGCCGTCTCCCGGCGGGCCGGCAGGCCGGTGTGGATTCCCGAGGACGTCGCGGGCACCTGCTGCTCGACGATCTGGCACTCCAAGGGATACGACGAGGCCAACACGGTGATGGCCAACCGCATCGTGGAGGCTGCCTGGGGCTGGACGGCGGGCGGCGCGCTGCCCCTGGTCGTCGACGCCTCCTCGTGCACCCTGGGCATCGCCCATGAGGTGGTGCCGTACCTCACCGACGACAATCGCGCACTGCACCGCGAGCTGACCGTCGTCGACTCGCTCGTCTGGGCGGCCGACGAACTCCTCCCCCACCTCACCGTGCTCCACAGAACCGGTTCCGCGGTGGTGCACCCGACGTGTTCCATGCAGCACCTGGGCGACGAGGCGCAGTTGCGCACCCTGGCCGAGGCCTGCGCGGACGAGGTCGTCGTACCGGACGACGCGGGCTGCTGCGCCTTCGCGGGTGACCGCGGCATGCTGCACAAGGAGTTGACGGACTCGGCGACGTCCAAGGAGGCCGCCGAGGTCAACTCCCGCGAGTACGACGCGTATCTGTCCGCGAACCGGATGTGTGAGATCGGCATGGACCGGGCGACGGGCCGGCGCTACCACTCCGTCCTGATGGAACTGGAACGCGCGACCCGGCCGACGGGCCGCCCCTGA
- a CDS encoding ABC transporter ATP-binding protein: MKPDEPTWTPSPPGDADRSPGELRRIVRLFRPYRARLALVGLLVGASSLVSVASPFLLREILDTAIPDGRTGLLSLLALGMILTAVLNGVFGVLQTLISTTVGQRVMHDLRTAVYTQLQRMPLAFFTRTRTGEVQSRIANDIGGMQATVTSTATSLVSNLTAVTATVVAMLALDWRLTAVSLLLLPVFVWISRRVGRERKRITTQRQKQMAAMAATVTESLSVSGILLGRTMGRSDSLTKGFTEESERLVDLEVRSSMAGRWRMSTIGVVMAAMPALIYWAAGLALGSGGPAVSIGTLVAFVSLQQGLFRPAVSMLSTGVQMQTSLALFQRIFEYLDLTVDIDEPENPVRLDKVRGEVRFENVEFSYDEKSGPTLSGIDVTVPAGHSLAVVGPTGSGKSTLSYLVPRLYDVTGGRVTIDGVDVRDLDFDTLARAVGVVSQETYLFHASVADNLRFAKPDATDAELEAAARAAQIHDHIAALPDGYDTLVGERGYRFSGGEKQRLAIARTILRDPPVLILDEATSALDTRTEFAVQQAIDALSEGRTTLTIAHRLSTVRDADQIVVLHAGRTVEHGTHEELVQRDGRYAALVRRDAPLAPAVT, translated from the coding sequence ATGAAACCCGACGAACCCACCTGGACCCCCTCGCCGCCCGGAGACGCCGACCGCTCACCCGGTGAGCTGCGCCGGATCGTCCGTCTCTTCCGCCCCTACCGCGCCCGGCTCGCACTGGTCGGGCTGCTCGTCGGTGCCTCGTCCCTGGTGTCGGTGGCCTCGCCGTTCCTGCTCCGGGAGATCCTGGACACCGCCATCCCCGACGGCCGCACCGGGCTGCTCTCGCTGCTCGCGCTCGGCATGATCCTCACCGCCGTGCTGAACGGCGTCTTCGGCGTCCTGCAGACCCTGATCTCCACCACGGTCGGCCAGCGCGTGATGCACGACCTGCGCACCGCGGTCTACACCCAGCTCCAGCGGATGCCGCTCGCCTTCTTCACCAGGACCCGCACCGGAGAGGTCCAGTCCCGCATCGCCAACGACATCGGCGGAATGCAGGCGACGGTCACCTCCACCGCCACCTCGCTCGTCTCCAACCTCACGGCGGTGACGGCGACCGTCGTCGCCATGCTGGCCCTCGACTGGCGGCTCACCGCCGTCTCGCTGCTCCTGCTGCCGGTCTTCGTCTGGATCAGCCGCCGGGTCGGCCGCGAGAGGAAGAGGATCACCACCCAGCGTCAGAAGCAGATGGCGGCCATGGCGGCCACGGTCACCGAATCGCTCTCGGTCAGCGGCATCCTGCTCGGCCGGACGATGGGCCGCTCGGACTCCCTGACCAAGGGCTTCACCGAGGAGTCCGAGCGGCTGGTCGACCTGGAAGTGCGCTCCAGCATGGCCGGACGCTGGCGGATGTCGACGATCGGTGTCGTGATGGCCGCCATGCCCGCCCTCATCTACTGGGCCGCGGGCCTCGCCCTCGGGTCCGGAGGACCCGCCGTCTCCATCGGCACCCTGGTCGCCTTCGTCTCGCTCCAGCAGGGCCTCTTCCGTCCGGCGGTGAGCATGCTCTCCACCGGTGTGCAGATGCAGACCTCGCTCGCCCTCTTCCAGCGCATCTTCGAATATCTGGACCTCACGGTGGACATCGACGAACCGGAGAACCCGGTCCGCCTGGACAAGGTCCGGGGCGAGGTCCGCTTCGAGAACGTCGAGTTCAGTTACGACGAGAAGAGCGGCCCGACCCTCAGCGGCATAGACGTGACCGTGCCCGCGGGCCACAGCCTGGCCGTCGTCGGCCCCACCGGCTCCGGCAAATCCACGCTCAGCTACCTCGTCCCGAGGCTGTACGACGTCACGGGCGGCCGGGTCACGATCGACGGCGTCGATGTGCGCGACCTCGACTTCGACACCCTCGCCCGCGCGGTCGGCGTGGTCTCCCAGGAGACGTACCTCTTCCACGCCTCGGTCGCCGACAACCTGCGCTTCGCCAAGCCGGACGCCACCGATGCCGAGCTGGAGGCCGCGGCCCGCGCGGCGCAGATCCACGACCACATCGCCGCACTCCCGGACGGTTACGACACGCTGGTGGGCGAGCGTGGATACCGGTTCTCGGGCGGCGAGAAACAGCGCCTGGCCATCGCCCGCACCATCCTGCGCGATCCGCCCGTGCTGATCCTCGACGAGGCGACCAGCGCCCTCGACACCCGTACGGAATTCGCCGTGCAGCAGGCGATCGACGCCCTCTCGGAAGGCCGGACCACCCTCACCATCGC
- a CDS encoding MarR family transcriptional regulator — translation MDSPDADGPLAEQLLRLTRRLHRIQSRQLEPIGITPAQFRLLRTVAHCDGPPRMADLAQRLDVVPRAVTSLVDGLEASGRVRRAADPANRRVVRVEITEEGRATLRSLRDARRAAAEEILAPLNTEQRETLGELLSALVDGMPRHRG, via the coding sequence ATGGATTCCCCCGACGCCGACGGCCCGCTGGCCGAGCAGTTGCTGCGGCTGACCCGCAGGCTGCACCGCATCCAGAGCCGCCAGCTGGAGCCGATCGGCATCACCCCCGCCCAGTTCCGGCTGCTGCGCACGGTCGCCCACTGCGACGGACCGCCCCGGATGGCGGATCTCGCGCAGCGGCTGGACGTCGTGCCGCGCGCGGTGACCAGCCTGGTGGACGGCCTGGAGGCGAGCGGCCGGGTGCGGCGCGCGGCCGATCCGGCCAATCGACGGGTGGTGCGTGTCGAGATCACCGAGGAGGGCCGCGCCACCCTCCGCTCGCTGCGCGACGCGCGCCGCGCCGCCGCGGAGGAGATCCTGGCTCCGTTGAACACCGAGCAGCGCGAGACGCTCGGCGAACTGCTGTCCGCGCTGGTGGACGGCATGCCGAGGCATCGCGGCTGA
- a CDS encoding ABC transporter ATP-binding protein produces MIGVERPAYDPAAPESAATLPVGTSATVRAYVRELASRHRRAFAVLIGANAVAVIASITGPYLLGGLIEDLSSGAEDLHLERTIAVFVIALVIQTVFTRTTRLRGAMLGEEMLADLREDFLVRSVGLPPGVLERAGTGDLLSRITTDIDRLANAMREAVPQLAIGVVWVALLLGALTVTAPPLALCALIALPVLITGCRWYFRRAPSAYRSEAAGYAAVTAVLAETVDAGRTMEAHRLGARRVALSDRRISEWTAWERYTLFLRSVLFPVINATYVTILGAVLLLGGWFVLEGWMSVGQLTTGALLSQMMVEPIGLILRWYDELQIAQVSLARLVGVREIEPDAGDAEVGPDGRHVRAAEVRFGYSEGVDVLHQVSLDVTPGTRLALVGPSGAGKSTLGRLLAGIYTPRSGEVTLGGAELSRMTAERVRSHVALVNQEHHVFVGSLRDNLLLARTGADDAELWASLAAVDADGWAKALDDGLDTEVGSGGRGLTPAQAQQVALARLVLADPHTLVLDEATSLLDPRAARHLERSLARVLDGRTVVAIAHRLHTAHDADVIAVVERGRISELGSHDELVAADGAYAALWRSWHG; encoded by the coding sequence ATGATCGGCGTCGAGCGACCCGCGTACGACCCCGCCGCCCCGGAGTCGGCGGCGACCCTGCCGGTGGGCACGTCGGCGACCGTACGGGCCTATGTGCGGGAGCTGGCGAGTCGCCACAGGCGGGCCTTCGCCGTGCTCATCGGGGCCAACGCCGTCGCGGTGATCGCCTCGATCACCGGCCCCTACCTGCTGGGCGGTCTGATCGAGGACCTGTCGAGCGGAGCCGAGGACCTCCACCTGGAGCGCACGATCGCGGTCTTCGTGATCGCGCTGGTGATCCAGACGGTGTTCACCCGGACGACACGGCTGCGCGGCGCGATGCTCGGCGAGGAGATGCTGGCCGATCTGCGCGAGGACTTCCTCGTACGGTCGGTCGGGCTGCCGCCGGGCGTGCTGGAGCGGGCCGGGACGGGTGATCTGCTGTCCCGGATCACCACGGACATCGACCGGCTGGCGAACGCCATGCGCGAAGCGGTACCGCAGCTGGCGATCGGGGTGGTGTGGGTGGCCCTGCTGCTCGGCGCGCTCACGGTCACCGCGCCGCCCCTGGCGCTGTGCGCGCTGATCGCCCTGCCGGTGCTGATCACCGGCTGTCGCTGGTACTTCCGGCGGGCACCGTCCGCGTACCGCTCCGAGGCGGCGGGTTACGCCGCGGTGACGGCCGTGCTCGCGGAGACGGTGGACGCCGGGCGGACCATGGAGGCACACCGCCTCGGTGCCCGCCGGGTGGCGCTGTCGGACCGGCGGATCTCGGAGTGGACCGCGTGGGAGAGGTACACGCTCTTCCTGCGGTCCGTCCTCTTCCCGGTCATCAACGCCACCTATGTGACGATTCTCGGCGCGGTACTGCTGCTGGGCGGCTGGTTCGTGCTGGAGGGGTGGATGTCCGTCGGACAGCTGACGACCGGTGCGCTGCTCTCGCAGATGATGGTCGAACCGATCGGTCTGATCCTGCGCTGGTACGACGAGCTGCAGATCGCCCAGGTATCACTGGCCCGGCTGGTCGGCGTACGGGAGATCGAACCGGACGCGGGTGATGCCGAGGTCGGTCCCGACGGGCGGCACGTCCGGGCGGCCGAGGTGCGCTTCGGCTACAGCGAGGGGGTCGACGTGCTGCACCAGGTGTCGCTGGACGTCACTCCGGGGACCCGGCTGGCGCTGGTCGGCCCGTCCGGTGCGGGAAAGTCGACGCTCGGCCGGCTGCTGGCCGGGATCTACACGCCGCGCTCCGGCGAAGTGACCCTGGGCGGAGCGGAGTTGTCCCGGATGACGGCCGAGCGGGTGCGTTCGCACGTGGCCCTGGTCAATCAGGAGCACCATGTCTTCGTGGGGTCACTGCGCGACAATCTGCTGCTGGCCAGGACCGGCGCCGATGACGCGGAGCTGTGGGCGTCGCTCGCCGCGGTCGACGCGGACGGCTGGGCGAAGGCCCTGGACGACGGACTGGACACGGAGGTCGGTTCGGGCGGCCGGGGCCTGACCCCGGCCCAGGCTCAGCAGGTGGCGCTGGCCAGGCTGGTGCTCGCGGACCCGCACACGCTGGTGCTGGACGAGGCGACCTCGCTGCTGGACCCCCGCGCGGCCCGGCATCTGGAGCGGTCACTGGCCCGGGTGCTCGACGGCCGCACGGTGGTGGCCATCGCGCACCGGCTGCACACCGCGCACGACGCGGACGTGATCGCGGTGGTCGAGCGGGGCCGGATCAGCGAGCTGGGCAGCCACGACGAACTGGTGGCGGCGGACGGCGCGTACGCGGCGCTGTGGCGGTCCTGGCACGGCTGA
- a CDS encoding metal-dependent hydrolase, with translation MMGPAHSLSGAAAWLGVGAAAAAADRPMPWPVLAVGALITAGAALAPDLDHRSATISRAFGPVSRGLCEIVDKLSHAVYQATRMKGDPRRNGGHRTLTHTWLWAVLIGGGASAAAITGGRWAVLAILFVHLVLAVEGLLWRAARMSSDVLVWLLGATSAWILAGVLDKPGNGSDWLFSAPGQEYLWLGLPIVLGALVHDIGDALTVSGCPVLWPIPVGRKRWYPIGPPKAIRFRAGSWVELKVLMPAFMVLGGVGAAAALNVI, from the coding sequence ATGATGGGACCGGCACACTCTCTGTCAGGGGCAGCGGCCTGGCTGGGGGTGGGCGCCGCCGCGGCGGCGGCCGACCGGCCGATGCCGTGGCCGGTCCTGGCCGTAGGGGCGCTGATCACCGCGGGTGCGGCCCTGGCCCCCGACCTCGACCACAGGTCCGCGACCATCTCGCGCGCCTTCGGCCCGGTCTCCCGGGGGCTGTGCGAGATCGTCGACAAGCTCTCGCACGCCGTCTACCAGGCGACCCGGATGAAGGGCGACCCGCGCAGGAACGGCGGCCACCGGACCCTGACGCACACCTGGCTCTGGGCGGTACTGATCGGCGGCGGGGCGTCGGCCGCGGCGATCACCGGCGGCCGGTGGGCCGTCCTCGCCATCCTCTTCGTCCATCTGGTGCTGGCCGTCGAAGGGCTGCTCTGGCGGGCCGCGCGGATGTCCAGCGATGTGCTGGTGTGGCTGCTCGGGGCGACCAGCGCGTGGATTCTGGCGGGGGTCCTGGACAAGCCGGGCAACGGTTCGGACTGGCTGTTCTCCGCGCCCGGCCAGGAGTACCTGTGGCTGGGGCTGCCGATCGTCCTGGGAGCCCTGGTCCACGACATCGGCGACGCGCTGACCGTCTCGGGGTGCCCGGTCCTGTGGCCGATCCCGGTGGGGCGCAAGCGGTGGTACCCGATCGGACCGCCCAAGGCGATCCGGTTCCGTGCCGGGAGCTGGGTGGAGCTGAAGGTGCTGATGCCGGCCTTCATGGTGCTCGGGGGAGTGGGCGCGGCGGCGGCCCTCAACGTCATCTGA